A single Ochrobactrum sp. BTU1 DNA region contains:
- a CDS encoding O-antigen ligase family protein, which produces MSSIATRTRTSSGSSDPMRVTMRQIALVTATVIFCILLISFRPFSMPVAPDGPQAGDTVNQLGFGLVGAIALAALAMFADPRKLMRLVSLGWLLMFGLLLASAFVSPDPGTAIRGVMLTLIGVLAIVAVLALPQDAEGYSVMLLTVASIVIVVSYAGVVLLPNLGTHGVDVSEPQNSFLWRGVFTHKNIGGPVMALFAFGGIYLWRRGWRVSGAIIALLALFFVAHTGSKTTVALVPFAMLLVIGPGVFGIRGLAPLMILAIQVVFALFTIGTVLFEPLHQIVLKFSVDPTFTGRTSIWAFAVEALHSRPWIGFGYESFWGTDRVKEAAHPYYLDWDVRGIVHGHNGYLDITLSMGLIGLICAIFVIIIMPLVNYMRCRPTRENLLLADFFLMFVFFGTLNAMLESFFFRRMDPVWLMLIFAIFGLRMTAKVTIPERSV; this is translated from the coding sequence ATGAGCAGTATCGCAACCCGGACAAGAACTAGTTCAGGTTCGTCCGATCCGATGCGGGTGACGATGCGCCAGATTGCGCTCGTCACCGCGACGGTTATTTTCTGCATTCTGCTGATTTCTTTCCGCCCGTTTTCCATGCCCGTCGCACCCGATGGGCCGCAAGCGGGCGACACCGTCAATCAGCTGGGCTTTGGTCTCGTTGGCGCAATTGCACTGGCTGCATTGGCCATGTTTGCTGATCCGCGCAAACTGATGCGGCTGGTCAGTCTTGGCTGGCTGCTCATGTTTGGCTTGTTGCTGGCATCCGCTTTCGTAAGTCCTGATCCGGGAACTGCCATTCGCGGGGTCATGCTGACACTGATCGGTGTTCTGGCAATTGTTGCAGTACTCGCCCTGCCACAAGATGCTGAGGGTTATTCCGTGATGCTGCTCACAGTAGCCTCCATCGTTATTGTCGTTTCTTATGCCGGTGTCGTGCTGCTGCCTAATCTTGGCACACATGGCGTTGATGTGAGCGAGCCACAGAATTCGTTTCTCTGGCGTGGTGTTTTCACACACAAGAACATCGGCGGGCCAGTCATGGCGCTCTTCGCTTTTGGAGGCATCTATTTGTGGCGGCGCGGCTGGCGGGTCAGCGGTGCGATTATTGCTTTGTTGGCTTTGTTCTTCGTGGCGCATACCGGCTCAAAAACCACGGTTGCTCTGGTTCCCTTCGCCATGCTTCTGGTCATTGGTCCGGGCGTGTTCGGTATTCGTGGACTGGCACCGCTCATGATCCTTGCTATTCAGGTGGTATTTGCGCTGTTCACCATCGGCACGGTTCTGTTCGAGCCGCTGCACCAGATTGTCCTGAAGTTCTCCGTTGACCCAACCTTTACCGGGCGCACATCAATCTGGGCTTTTGCCGTCGAGGCGCTGCACAGCCGCCCGTGGATCGGCTTTGGCTATGAAAGTTTCTGGGGCACTGATCGAGTCAAGGAAGCGGCCCATCCTTATTATCTCGACTGGGATGTGCGTGGCATCGTGCATGGCCACAATGGCTATCTCGACATCACGCTTTCCATGGGGCTTATCGGTCTGATCTGCGCAATTTTCGTCATAATCATCATGCCGCTGGTCAATTACATGCGGTGCAGGCCGACACGCGAAAACCTGTTGCTGGCAGATTTCTTCCTGATGTTTGTATTTTTCGGCACGCTCAACGCGATGCTGGAAAGCTTCTTCTTCCGTCGCATGGACCCGGTCTGGCTCATGCTCATCTTTGCCATTTTTGGCCTGCGCATGACGGCCAAAGTCACCATCCCAGAACGGTCTGTCTAG
- a CDS encoding Gfo/Idh/MocA family oxidoreductase has translation MTSKQRDGKDFRWGIWGTGTIASAFAADIQTSGDMRVTAVCSRSMESATSFKTRIGADKAFDDPAAFLNTAEIDAVYIATPSAMHVQQTLQAIAAGKACLTEKPVTLDADGANQIASASRAHNVFAMEAMWSRFLPAIHATREHIKSGRIGTVKRIEADLSYFRAEDPQSRFFNPALGGGAAFDLGVYPVSLALSFLGLPDAVSGRWTKAKSGVDMRTEITLTYANATAELSCGFDRDGQNQMLIEGTNGAILIHAPFLKAQRLAIFSPNVLNSALGPKGPGGLIGKVLNRLPLPGRTVEHHAFAGNGLQFQAQAVRDAVTRGEISSPIMPLEHSAAVADIVNTVLSMQPD, from the coding sequence ATGACGAGTAAGCAGCGCGACGGCAAGGATTTTCGCTGGGGCATCTGGGGTACAGGCACGATTGCCAGCGCCTTTGCAGCCGACATTCAGACAAGCGGCGACATGCGCGTGACTGCGGTCTGTTCGCGCTCGATGGAGAGTGCGACAAGCTTCAAAACCCGCATCGGCGCGGACAAAGCTTTTGATGATCCGGCAGCTTTTCTCAACACCGCTGAAATTGACGCCGTTTACATTGCCACACCCAGTGCAATGCATGTGCAGCAAACATTACAGGCAATCGCCGCAGGCAAAGCCTGTCTAACGGAAAAGCCGGTAACGCTCGATGCAGACGGCGCCAATCAGATTGCTTCCGCGAGCCGCGCGCATAATGTCTTTGCCATGGAAGCGATGTGGAGCCGGTTCCTTCCGGCGATTCATGCCACCCGTGAGCATATCAAAAGCGGTCGCATCGGGACGGTAAAGCGTATCGAAGCGGACCTCTCCTATTTCCGTGCGGAAGATCCGCAAAGCCGGTTTTTCAATCCGGCACTTGGCGGCGGTGCCGCCTTCGATCTAGGCGTCTATCCGGTTTCGCTTGCGCTGAGTTTTCTCGGCCTGCCCGACGCTGTTAGCGGACGTTGGACCAAGGCCAAAAGCGGCGTCGACATGCGAACGGAAATCACGCTGACATATGCAAATGCCACAGCTGAGCTCTCATGCGGCTTTGATCGGGATGGTCAGAACCAGATGCTGATTGAAGGTACAAACGGCGCGATCCTCATTCACGCACCGTTTCTGAAAGCACAGCGTCTGGCGATTTTTTCCCCGAATGTGCTGAATTCAGCCCTTGGTCCGAAAGGACCGGGTGGGTTGATTGGCAAGGTTTTGAACCGCCTGCCTTTGCCCGGCAGAACGGTTGAACACCACGCTTTTGCTGGAAACGGATTGCAGTTTCAGGCGCAAGCCGTGCGCGATGCCGTGACACGCGGCGAGATTTCAAGCCCGATCATGCCGCTTGAACACAGTGCTGCGGTGGCAGACATCGTCAACACTGTGCTTAGTATGCAACCTGATTAG
- a CDS encoding glycosyltransferase encodes MPDLPDHIEVIAKTPGLPYDEIDIVVSLPTFKRPEHLIRTLDTLNAQTTKRKWAVVVIENETEKKEGATVAAPLFEAGKYRGMLIGESHRGNCNAYNAGWLTATKFFPNFKYVIVIDDDELADPDWIENMVATAERYDVSLVGGPQFPIFEKPNSEQWAKHPVFLPHYTKTGPVPIIYSSGNLLIARAVLEAHSYPFMDLKFNFTGGGDSDFLSRSIAKGFKVAWCAEGIVRETIPARRLENDWIRSRGLRNGVLSTLIEQRKRKDEPFGQVRVFLKSLALLAYSPIKAVRRGVAAGFAPVGTYFIHIGLGRVMAHFGYLNEQYRNPDKN; translated from the coding sequence ATGCCAGATTTACCGGATCATATTGAAGTAATCGCTAAAACGCCTGGTCTTCCCTATGACGAGATCGACATCGTCGTTTCGCTCCCGACATTCAAGCGGCCAGAGCACCTGATACGCACGCTCGACACGCTGAATGCGCAGACAACCAAGCGCAAATGGGCGGTTGTCGTGATCGAGAACGAAACCGAAAAGAAGGAAGGCGCAACCGTTGCCGCTCCGCTTTTCGAAGCCGGCAAATATCGTGGTATGCTGATCGGTGAATCCCACCGCGGCAACTGCAATGCCTATAATGCTGGTTGGTTGACAGCGACCAAATTTTTCCCGAACTTCAAATATGTCATCGTCATTGATGACGATGAGTTGGCCGATCCCGATTGGATCGAAAACATGGTTGCAACCGCTGAGCGTTACGACGTTAGCCTCGTTGGTGGTCCACAGTTTCCGATTTTTGAAAAGCCAAATTCGGAACAGTGGGCAAAGCACCCGGTCTTCCTGCCGCACTATACCAAGACAGGTCCGGTTCCGATCATCTACTCCTCGGGCAATCTGCTGATCGCACGCGCAGTTCTTGAGGCCCATAGCTATCCGTTTATGGATCTCAAGTTCAACTTCACAGGCGGCGGCGATTCCGACTTCCTGTCCCGCTCAATCGCCAAGGGCTTTAAAGTTGCCTGGTGTGCGGAAGGCATTGTGCGCGAAACTATTCCTGCACGCCGCCTGGAGAATGACTGGATCAGATCTCGCGGTCTGCGAAATGGCGTACTTTCAACTTTGATCGAACAGCGCAAGCGCAAGGATGAGCCTTTCGGTCAGGTGCGCGTGTTCCTGAAGAGCCTTGCTCTGCTGGCTTACTCGCCGATCAAGGCAGTCAGAAGAGGTGTTGCTGCTGGCTTTGCACCTGTCGGCACCTACTTCATCCATATCGGTCTGGGCCGAGTGATGGCCCATTTTGGATATCTGAATGAGCAGTATCGCAACCCGGACAAGAACTAG
- a CDS encoding MOSC domain-containing protein codes for MGGIVVAVARDAEHRFSKQLVSEISIVAGQGVEGDAHKGVTVKHRSRVKVDPTQPNLRQVHLIQAELFDELTEKGFDIAPAQLGENITTRGIDLLALPKSAILKIGSDVVLELTGLRNPCSQIESFEKGLLGAVLDKTEDGELVRKAGVMSIVIAGGNVQAGDNIEIELPPLPHVKLERV; via the coding sequence ATGGGTGGAATTGTTGTAGCCGTTGCGCGCGACGCCGAGCATCGTTTCTCGAAACAGCTGGTTTCAGAGATAAGCATTGTTGCAGGTCAGGGCGTTGAAGGCGACGCGCATAAGGGTGTTACCGTCAAACATCGTTCGCGCGTAAAGGTCGATCCGACTCAGCCGAACTTGCGTCAGGTCCATCTTATTCAGGCGGAGCTTTTCGATGAGCTCACCGAGAAGGGCTTTGACATTGCGCCCGCGCAGCTTGGTGAAAACATCACCACGCGCGGGATTGACCTGCTCGCACTGCCCAAGTCGGCCATCCTCAAAATCGGGTCCGATGTTGTTCTTGAACTCACCGGCCTGCGCAATCCATGTTCGCAGATTGAAAGCTTTGAAAAGGGGCTTCTTGGTGCTGTCCTCGATAAAACGGAAGACGGCGAACTGGTGCGTAAAGCAGGCGTCATGTCGATCGTTATTGCGGGCGGAAATGTGCAGGCTGGTGATAATATCGAGATTGAACTGCCACCGCTGCCACATGTGAAACTGGAGCGTGTCTGA
- a CDS encoding Gfo/Idh/MocA family oxidoreductase yields the protein MNIAIIGTGFVADYYMTTLRNYPQLRLLGAFDRSAERLKVFAAHYKVRAYESFEAILADKDVQIVLNLTTPESHYAISRAALEASKHVYSEKPLAMDFNDAKGLVEFAAANGLTLAAAPANGLSDAQKLVSQSMGEIGTPRLVYAEMEDGPVFRDKWATWRSQSGAPWPGLHEFEIGCTLEHAGYALSWLVSLFGPVESVTAFSSITFHNKGPGTEHLHMAPDFSVGCLRFKSGLVARLTSGLAMPKDRSLTIVADKGSITVDDLWDNRSAVRLESTTRKRSILSRVFGRVEAKLGKTLPWKPAVGSKLAYPKGDALSLPSFPSQIDFMRGVADQARAIETGKMAFFSGAVALHITEVALALNNAGENAAPYKVQSSF from the coding sequence ATGAATATTGCGATCATTGGCACAGGCTTCGTCGCCGATTACTACATGACCACGCTGCGCAATTATCCGCAATTGAGGTTGCTCGGTGCCTTTGATCGCTCGGCTGAACGGCTCAAGGTATTTGCAGCGCATTATAAGGTGCGTGCCTATGAAAGCTTTGAGGCAATTCTTGCCGATAAAGACGTGCAGATCGTTCTCAACCTGACGACGCCGGAAAGTCATTATGCCATTTCACGCGCGGCTCTTGAGGCGAGCAAGCATGTCTATTCCGAAAAGCCGCTGGCGATGGATTTCAATGATGCCAAAGGGCTGGTTGAGTTTGCAGCCGCAAACGGACTGACACTGGCAGCCGCACCGGCCAATGGTCTCAGTGACGCGCAGAAATTGGTCTCACAATCCATGGGCGAGATCGGCACGCCGCGTCTGGTCTATGCCGAAATGGAAGACGGCCCGGTTTTTCGCGATAAATGGGCGACATGGCGCTCGCAATCGGGCGCGCCTTGGCCGGGTCTGCATGAGTTTGAGATTGGTTGCACACTGGAACATGCAGGTTATGCACTGTCTTGGCTCGTGTCGCTTTTTGGCCCCGTTGAAAGTGTGACCGCCTTCTCCTCGATCACCTTCCATAACAAGGGGCCGGGAACGGAGCATCTGCACATGGCACCGGATTTCTCCGTCGGCTGCTTGCGTTTCAAATCCGGTCTTGTTGCGCGTCTGACGTCCGGCCTTGCAATGCCGAAGGATCGCAGCCTGACAATCGTGGCCGACAAGGGTTCCATCACTGTCGATGATCTTTGGGACAACCGTTCTGCTGTGCGGCTTGAATCGACCACCAGAAAGCGTTCTATCCTGTCGCGCGTCTTTGGTCGCGTGGAAGCAAAGCTCGGCAAGACTTTGCCTTGGAAACCGGCTGTTGGCAGCAAGCTCGCCTATCCAAAAGGCGATGCGCTAAGCCTGCCGTCATTCCCATCGCAGATCGATTTTATGCGTGGCGTGGCTGATCAGGCGCGCGCCATTGAAACCGGTAAGATGGCCTTTTTCTCCGGTGCGGTGGCCCTGCACATCACCGAAGTAGCCCTCGCGCTCAATAATGCTGGCGAAAACGCTGCACCCTATAAGGTTCAGAGCAGCTTCTAA